In Candidatus Eremiobacteraceae bacterium, the genomic stretch GTTGCGCTCCCACTGATGCGTGAGCCGCGTGCGGATCGTCTCGAGCATGCGGCTCTTGAGTGTCTGCCGCACGCTCCAGAAGAGATGCTCGGGTATCGAGTCGACGCGTCCCCAGAAGTCCTCGGCGGTGAGATGTGAGCGCCACTCGCCGCCGAAGACCGCGTCGAAGACGTCGACCCACTCGCGCGCGAGAAACGTCGCGACGTGAACGCCGTTCGTCACGTACGAGATCGGATTCTCTTCGGGCGGGATCTGCGGCCACATCGACGCGAGAAGCCTCGACGACACGCCTTGATGGATGCGGCTCACGGCGTTGTGCAGCCGCGATCCGCGCACGGCGAGCGCCGTCAGGTTGAAGCCGTCGCCGTTGTCGGGCTTGTCGCCGAGCGCCATGAACGAGTCGAGCGTCAGGCCCATCTGCTCGTACGACTTCGCGAAGAAACGCTCGATCATGTCGCTCGAGAACACGTCGTGGCCGGCCCGAACGGCCGTATGCGTCGTGAAGACGGTCGCGCCGGCGCACGCTTCGAGCGCCGCCGGAAATTCGACGCCGGCCTGCGTCATCTCGCGGCAGCGTTCGATGATCGAGAACGCCGCATGCCCTTCGTTGACGTGCCACACCGTCGGCGACACGCCGACCGCGCGCAACGCTCGGACGCCGCCGACGCCGAGGACGATCTCCTGTTTGATGCGATTTGTCTGATCGCCGCCGTAGAGCTGGTAGGTGATCGCGCGATCGTCGGCCTCGTTCTCGGGAAGATCGCTGTCGAGGAAATAGAGCTTGATGCGGCCGGCTTGCGCTTCCCAGATGCGAAGCGCGACATCGCGTCCGTCTATCTCGAGCCGGACGCGCAGTTCGCCGCCGCCTGGCGAGAGCGCCGGCGAGAAAGGCAGATCGCGGAAGTCGGTCTGCTTGTAGGTCGCGATCTGATTGCCCTCGGCGTCGATCGTCTGCTCGAAGTAGCCCTGCCGATAGAGCAAACCGACGCCGACGAAGTCGAGGCCGAGATCGCTCGCCGCCTTGCAGTGATCGCCGGCGAGGATGCCGAGGCCGCCGGAATAGATCTGGATGCTCTCGTGAAAGCCGAACTCGGCCGAGAAGTAGGCGATGAGCGTGCCTTTGGTGAGCTCGGTCGCCGTGCGGCGCGATTGGCTTTGATACGTGTCGTAGCGCGACAGCGTGCGATCGTAGGCGTCGAGATAGACGGGATCCTCGGCGGCGTGCGCGAGCTTGCGCTGATCGACGCGCCGCAAAAAGACCTTCGGGTTGTGGCCGCATGCATCCCAAAGGCTGCGGTCCAACCGCGAGAAGAGCGTTCGCGTGTTGCGATCCCAGCTGTAGCGCAGGTCGCATGACAACTCCGCCAGCCGTTCTAACCTCGCGGGAATGGCAGGGCGGATCTCGATCGTAAAGCGCTGCATCGCGTTAGCATTTGTGCCCGCCCGACGGTCGTACCTTGCGATTGCGACCACGTTTGGCCCGTTCCGGTAGGCTGCGGCGCGCGCTCGGTATAACACTTGCGGCCATGCGCGGGATGATACTCGCCGGCGGCAAGTCCACCAGGCTGTACCCATTGACGCTCGACTTGCCGAAGCCGCTCGTGCCGGTCTTAGACCGGCCGGTCGTCGATCACATCATCGACTACCTCGCGAGCCATGGCGTCGACGACGTCGTCATCAACGTCCACTATTTCGCGGAGCAGATCGAGGCGTACATCGGCGACGGATCGCGCTGGGGCGTCGCGATGACGTATCTGCGCGAAAAGGAGCTCATGGGCAGCGCCGGCGCCGTGAAGCAAGTCGCATCGCGATTCGGCGAGACGTTTTTGGTCATCGGATGCGACGACGTCACCGACGTCGACCTGAGCGAAGCCGTCCGCTTTCACCGCGAGCGCGGTGCGGAGGCGACGATCGTGCTGCACGAGGCGGACGAGGTCAGCCAATACGGCGTCGTCGTGACCGACGAATCCGGGCGCATCACCGGCTTTCAAGAAAAGCCGGCTCCGGGAACCGAACGCAGCAGGCTCGTCAACACCGGCATCTACATCTTCGAGCCGTCGGTCCTCGACCGCATACCGGCGAACACGTTCTTCGATTTCGGCAAACAGGTCTTCCCGGAGATGCTCGCCGCAGGCGCGCGCTTCTACGGCATGCGGACGTCGTCGTACTGGTGCGACATCGGCACGCCGGGCGAGTATCGCCGCTGTCACTTCGACGCCCTTGACGGTCGCGTCCGTCTGCGCCAGCGCGACGGCGCCGTCATCCGAGACGGCGTGCTGCTCGGTCCGGACGCACGCGTCGATAAAGCGGCGAACGTGATGCGCCCGGCGGCGATCGGGGCTCGGTCGCGCATCGAATCCGGTGCCGTCGTCGAGCGGTCGATCCTTTGGGATGACGTCGTGATCGAGGCCGGTGCGACCGTGCGCGACGCCGTGCTCGGCGAGGGCGTGCGCGTCGCGTCCGGCTCGACCGTCACGGGCGGCGAATACGGCAAAGCGACCTCAGTCGCGTAGCGCCCAATCGCGTATCGATTTTCGATCCTGGCGCGAT encodes the following:
- the glgP gene encoding alpha-glucan family phosphorylase, translated to MQRFTIEIRPAIPARLERLAELSCDLRYSWDRNTRTLFSRLDRSLWDACGHNPKVFLRRVDQRKLAHAAEDPVYLDAYDRTLSRYDTYQSQSRRTATELTKGTLIAYFSAEFGFHESIQIYSGGLGILAGDHCKAASDLGLDFVGVGLLYRQGYFEQTIDAEGNQIATYKQTDFRDLPFSPALSPGGGELRVRLEIDGRDVALRIWEAQAGRIKLYFLDSDLPENEADDRAITYQLYGGDQTNRIKQEIVLGVGGVRALRAVGVSPTVWHVNEGHAAFSIIERCREMTQAGVEFPAALEACAGATVFTTHTAVRAGHDVFSSDMIERFFAKSYEQMGLTLDSFMALGDKPDNGDGFNLTALAVRGSRLHNAVSRIHQGVSSRLLASMWPQIPPEENPISYVTNGVHVATFLAREWVDVFDAVFGGEWRSHLTAEDFWGRVDSIPEHLFWSVRQTLKSRMLETIRTRLTHQWERNGSSGGEIARMARFLDPRDPNILTVGFARRFATYKRATLLFHDLERLRAIVSDDSRPIVFVFAGKAHPADQPAQDLMRAIHAYSKMPEFQGRVLLIEGYDLALARRLTSGVDVWLNTPEYPLEASGTSGQKAGMNGVLNLSVLDGWWGEGFDGTNGWAIKPFAAVPDQERRNAEEAGSLYDILGDEVIPLYYHRDVHEYSNDWVLRSKRSMQTLLPRFSAGRMMEHYLSRLYEPASRQAVRLAAGGFAAASDLAIWKQRVRDAWSGVRVRRTDEAGESESFGSAVMLEVAVALNELEASDVRIECLASLPNAPLAIGDREVLRFTPHGAPENGEQRYRLDLRPKYCGLLTYEIRAYPYHEALTHPFETGLMLYL
- a CDS encoding NDP-sugar synthase, whose protein sequence is MRGMILAGGKSTRLYPLTLDLPKPLVPVLDRPVVDHIIDYLASHGVDDVVINVHYFAEQIEAYIGDGSRWGVAMTYLREKELMGSAGAVKQVASRFGETFLVIGCDDVTDVDLSEAVRFHRERGAEATIVLHEADEVSQYGVVVTDESGRITGFQEKPAPGTERSRLVNTGIYIFEPSVLDRIPANTFFDFGKQVFPEMLAAGARFYGMRTSSYWCDIGTPGEYRRCHFDALDGRVRLRQRDGAVIRDGVLLGPDARVDKAANVMRPAAIGARSRIESGAVVERSILWDDVVIEAGATVRDAVLGEGVRVASGSTVTGGEYGKATSVA